The Arabidopsis thaliana chromosome 5, partial sequence genomic interval CTATAAGTTTGAaaagattctttcttttgtgttaTAACTATCGATTAGATCCAAGTAAAAGTTCAAAGAACCTAATTTAATCGGGTCATGTTGGATTTctaggaagaagatgagaagctTATATTCAAACAGCAGCTGAGTTTGTCCCATTTATGGCTTCTTCTGGTATTGTGTCTTCTTTGATTGTCATTGGAAGGGACTCTTACTGTCTCTAATTCTAGAGCTGTGCGGCTTCTTCTGAGAGATCTTAGAGCCATTTGCAATGTTTCAGGTGCTATCAGTGGCTGTTCCATTACTCCAATGGTGTTTGAGCAAACAGGACAAGACGGGTCTCTGGTTTGAGCTGTTGGGGTTGCTTTGTCTAAACACTCAACATGGTAGACGTGATGGCAGGGGAAAACACCAGTGGCTGGCATGTCTCTGGATCTCAATATCTTGTATGAGCTCCATGGAGATTTCTGAGATAAAAGCTTCTTGCAAATCCCGCATCTTTGATGTGTCATTGAACCTTGTTCAGATCTCGGGTTTGCGACTTCTGTGTCATTGGATCTTTCAACATCTAGCAACATGTCATTGCTGCTCGAGTTTGGTGATACTTCTTCCTCTACTGGTGAGCCTTGGTGGTTTCTTGTGGACATCATGATACTGGAACCAGGATTTGTGGACGAGTCTTCTTGCGTATGATCAGGTTCAGGATTCTCACAAACTGAAACCGGGTTGCAGAAGACTCGAGGGTAAGAGCAGTGAGTAAGGCTGGAAGACTGATTGTTGGTCGGAGTCTCCCATGGGACAGATGACTCTGAAAGAGACAGCAACGATCTGAAACTCGTTGAGATGGCGGTACTGTCTCTATCAAAACCGTTCTCCTGAGCCGTAATTACATCAAAGAGCGACAAGGTTCAGCCAAAGATGAAACCAAGAAAAGCCCATCTTGAAGATTAATGACTTGATATGTAAAGAAGACCAAAATTACCTCGTTTAAGCATTGAGGATTTGAGCTATTTGGTCTTGTTAGACTATTATTAACCAAGGAGGTTTTCTGTTCGTTCCCATCAGAAGCAGATGAGTATGGAGCCCATCTTGGCGACTGCTGAAATCTGAATTccaaactttttctttgtctacTGCTGCCCGAGTGCAATGCAAAAGCGGGACTCTCATCACTCATATCCTGTTCCAAACCATCTCTAGTATAGCCAGCAGCAGGTGAGAAGCTGAAATTTGTCCGCCATTGCAAGGCTTCAGCTTGACTTGATTGAGGAATATCCCTTCCGCTGTGGGGtgaagattttgttgtaaCCAGTGGCCTTGAGGCCACAATACAACAGAGTGCACCCGTTTTGAGCTCTGGTTTATCCTCACCGCCTTCAAGGCCAAACAATGCTGCCAAAAGGAAGAGACTTGAAGAATGATTTCAGTTGAAACCAAAGTCGTCTTTTTGTAACTTGTAAACACTGTGGAAGGCTAAGTTAATGATTGTAATCTTActtaataaatgaaattctTGATTATACAGCCAAAATCCCCGAGTTTAGTGATTAGTATAAACACATTCATAAGTACCAAGCCATCTCTGCAGGGACAGGAACACACCTGAGACAAAATGGAAACAACAGTATTTGAGGATGCATATAAATTAAACTAACGCAATATTTAAGACAAAACACTAGATTCAGACTCGTAACAGCTGTTTTGAGCTCTTATAATCACAGAAGAAATTTAGACAGCAAAAGATTCATTGATggagaaaccaaaataaacaaacccAGGAAGAATTCGAGGAAGATAACCAAGTGTCGGTGAAAGCAGACTACAGATTATACAGAAAAggaagattttaaaaatcaaagacaacaaaccTTCAAACTTTGGAAAATGATAACCTGGGTTTGAGAAAGAACTCTGTAATTTGGAGATGGCtgatattttgtaaaatcgaTGAGAGTAAGAGAGAGCGCACttctctttactttttctttgtctcttttttttttttttttttttgaaataagaacGACAGAGACGACGACGACGGCTATGAGTTCTGTTCTGTAATGAGAGTGGCCAATTATTAACCCATTATTACtccttttaaaaattagtatttCTGGTTAATCCCCTCactgatttttgttgttgtttttattctaACATTGGAATAATCACTAATGGCTATGATGTGATATGGCTATTATTAGAGTTACACATTATCTATTTTCATTAggatatataaaactaaaaaaatattagtgaatctttaacaaaaaagaaaagaaggtatttactatttagagaaagaaatgtGTTTTCATTTGAGTGAAATCCATTATAATATCAACTATTGTTATCTTAAAACCCAATTATTGGTATCATCGAATAAAGGTGTTTTCACTAGTACCTATCAAAATTCAACTTTCATCCTCAACTAACGAATAGATTACTCAATATTAAATCTTTGGTTAAGAGTACTGCAATATTGCTGAACTCCTAGTCTTAATTAGACAACTCTTTACGCAGTAATTTGCTACTTTTGACAGCAATTAACGCCTTTGATTAATCATTAATCTCTTACTTTTCTAACTCTTACTAAGTattacttttctttcaaaaatttctttcttttcaatatttttttcacttgCATAGCAAAACCATTTgcccttttctttttcttgctgaaagattaaaattaaacatttttaaaaatgtgggACTTCAGATTAAATTGTCTTTTTATGAACGAAACTAATGGACTTCATAAAGGCCCATAATATAATGTAGGCCTTTTTGGTCCAAACTATGGTCCATGGCATTACCATAAGCATATCTGCTTATTGTCTAACCTAATCCAttaaaaaggtgaaaattaaagcaacaaaaatgaaatatgtatcgtttgtaatgttttattttacatgttttaaaaGTGAAATGTTTTTTCATAACAAATCAGCTGTAAAAAGAAGCAACACATAGAAAATTGGTTCCACCTAAATAACTGCTCTGGACAACCGGTTAAGCAAAAAACATTTCCAAATGGTAAGAGGGTTTGATTCACACGTGTAGTCTATCGTTTAGAACCTAGGAGGTGGTACATTtgtatatagtaaaataaattgtttaagcagaaggaagaagataagagacaaaagaaacGAAGCAATAGTAATCATCTAGAAACCTAAAAAGGGGAAGAGAACGGTTAGCTTTGCTGCAAGTATCGATCTAAAAGCTTCGCTTTAAATGGAAAGTCCTCTTTCTATGCACATTTTAATAATCCTCACAttcatgcatttttttttcttttttccaaaatattactaatattttattctagTATATAATCTAGTTGTAACTACTGTAAGCAATGCTATGTTTATACACCAAAAAGTTTATGGATAAtctcaaatccaaaattgaaccaaaaaataataacaataatcaGATTTATGTCCTGAATTTGAGGTGGAAGAGACTCACACGCTTTTTTgcaaatcatcatcatatagTACATTGAACCAGAAGCCTCATTTATTTACGTACGGTTaattgagtttttatttatttataaccGTTACATGATTATCTGTATATTAACGTTTAGAACTTTTTTGATAACACTATATGATTTTTAAGGGAATAAAAAAGGACTAATATAAGActatatatcaagaaaaattgaaaactatgTATTTGCATGGCATTATGTTTTTACATCTTTGATGTTAATgccttttaataataacatttaCCAAGATGTTATTCCTTTGGTATTTTTCAAATCGGTGCATTTTCTTTAAAGGTGTTTGTCTTTGTcgttttatatattaaaaaatatcaaagaatttaaaacaaagaatattATAGTAAATATacattcaaccaaaaaacagaTCTGCTGCCAAATCTTAAAGACAGATCTGCAGCCATATCTTATTCTATGTAAAGACAAGCTTTGTGCTTCgggcccaaaaaaaaaattccttgAGATACAAtattatatctatatatatcaaagataAAACGAGTATGTAGTTATGATATTAACAGATGTTAACAAGTGCTGgaaaattttaatgatatGTAACGTACTAAGAACTTgcatttattaaaaaattaagtaGGAAAACGTAATGTGATTGATGTAATAAACAAGTTCCTTAAGACATAAGATTTAGGGATCTGGTATTGTATTCTTACAAGAAACCCATCATTAATCACTGTTCTTagttgaaatgatttttttttttgtttatactaGTATAGTGTTGTCAAAAATTCATAGTAATAATCTAAATTATTGGGCATATGAAAGGCTTATATGCTGCCCAGATTCGGGGAACATTCACATGCTTCATGagctgtgttttttttttcctctctgtGATTTTTATTAAGATTCCATCTGTATGcattttgttgattgttttataagttatttctcaaaacataatgttgattgttgtttttgttagtAAACATTATGTTGATTGTGAATGATACAAATAGTAAAGCTTCGTGAGAACCATTTATTAAAATctattattaatattagtggCGTACTTATGTTATTATCCGTATTCAAATGCAATTTATGTTGTATTTTATCAGCCGTAAAAAAACTACATGACATTCACGTAatcattatcattttcttctgttttaaAATGGAAACGTTTCGACTTGAGTTTGGATGGTATATTCCTATATGTCGACTTAATATTGTAAATGTAAATCATAGTTCCTTAGCATAAGTGTTATTCAACTTGTATGAATATATCGAATTGAACTAACAAcgttagaatatatatatatatatcgtaaatcttaataattaaaactctATGAGAAGACTAATTATATGTATACAAATACAGTTTACATTGAGATATAACTTATGCACTAAAATCCCAAATTATCACaatcctttcttttcttttttaaccacactataaagtataaactaattaaacaatcaactaattaaataatatcaatGAAGTGAAAATAGTTAACTAGGATTAAGCCTCTAGTAAATcctatatgtatatgtattaaCTAACATGATTTAAATCCCAACAAATATACTCTTTCACCACAGTCAAATGATTAATTAGAAGTCCCACAAGTCCCCCCTCAAGTCACATAGATCTTCATACGACTTGCTACCATTCACCATTCCCATCATCCccatttcttgtttcattACAGGACCCGAAGATACCTCCGTGGTTGTAGTCATGTTCGCGTTCACATCTGAGCTTAGGCATGTTTCTTGAGATACACTAACAAGTGATTGCTCCATCTTGATCAtctcgttgttgttgttgtacgTAGAGCCCGAAGCAGAACCAAAAACCTGGTGGTTAAAGATTGATTGGTAAGAATTGAAATGATGGGGTTGGATTGGTGATGAGATATCGTAAGTTGGAGGGTTGATGGGTTTGAAGTTTGGTTGTTCGGTTTGACTCATGAAACTCGGGTCTatgagaggaggaagagatgaGAAGTCTAGGAGATGATCAATGTTCTCTAGAGAATCCATCCTTGTGAAATCTTCAACGGGTATTCTCGTCATTGGTTGGGTTGTGGTAGAAGGATTGTTCTTGTGAAAAACCCTACACACGACCCATTCGTCCTGTAATCAAAgatcataaacaaacaaaagtatagattagtttttatttttgaagttaGGATTCAATTATCTTAAATTGGATATATGAAAACGAATCAAACTCTTTTGAAAAGGACTTATGTTTTCCACCATATATAACACActtttggtttaagaaaactaagacataataatcaaataaatcttagatctttctccttttggagtcgaattgaaaaaaacattgagAATATATGGTTTCGTAACATAAACTCACCCTTGCAGATTTTGGGAGATTGTAATACGAATATTTGCCTTCAAGACGATATTCATGCATGACCCAATTAGTCTTTTCACCTTTTGGAGCTCTTCCTCTATAAAACACAAGTGTTTTCTTCATCCCAACGAGACAACCTTTGCCTTTGAAGATCTCCTTATCCTTCCCGGTGGCTTTCCAGTATCCTGACTCCGTCGCACGGTTCGTCCTCATCCCAGTCGGATACTTCCTGTCCCTTTGACAGAAGAAGTAGAACTCTTTCTCCCCCATCTTTGCCCTCTCTATaccaaccaaaaacaaaaatcagaatctTGATCAAGAAGCCTTTTGTGTGTTGAAATGGTCaaagaagattgaaatttgtttgGCTTCgaagtttgaaaatttggttCAAAAACAAGTTAGACATCAAGAATTGATAAATCTTAATCAAGAAGCTATAGCCTTTGTGTTTACACATGAATggtcaaagaaaaattgaaattttgttttggtttatggaAAATTGACTACTACTTACTTGGCAAATCCCAAGGCTCACACTTGTTGAGATCAGCTTCTCCCATGGCCACAGCCGTGAATCGGCTGTTTAAAACCTTCTCCTTAAGGTAACATGTTATGATCTCTTCGTCTGTTGGATGAAACCTGAAACCAGGTGGCAAATCCACAAGCTCTTCACCTCCATGATTCAACACCACACCTTCTTCAACCACAACCGCCATcactttatatgtttttcaagTAATAAAGATTCAAGAGAACAAGAACAATATCAGAAACccagaaatatttttgtaagaatgATAAGCTTATTTGGAAAGAGAGATcacacaagaagaagatgaagaaagaaaaatgaattgaGAAAGCTAGCTGGGAGAGAATCTTTTGGGCAGTTAAAGCAGAGAAATAAAAGTATTGAAAGGGTGGAAAAAATGGCTTTTAAATAGAGGAGATGGATATGAGCTTTCTTTGTAATTAACTAAAAGATAAATctatttattgtttgtttttttccttcttcttttttccttctttttggTGATTTTGAAAGATACGTACGCTCCAAGCAACTTCCTGAATTGTTGAACAAGTTTCACTTAGACAACAATtcgatttttttcattatatttttacaaGTAATAAATTCGATTAATATGTACTTTTTAGCTCAAACTTAGTCATTGATAATACATTTAACAAACTGttgagatttttaaattatccCTTAAGAAATACTTGGTACTCAAATTTGTATTGAAGGTGTGAAACTAGCGTCTCTCTAACTAATTTAGCTAACAATAATTcgactaaatatattatatatatacataatgtTGATTGCATTAATTAtatgttgatttgttttcatgcTATAGCTTAGCTGGTTTTAAATACCGTATTAAAAACTGTGGGGAAAGAACTCTTGGAAAATAAATAccatatcaaaccaaaaacgtgttgaaaataatttcacTAAAGAGGGTTATACAATATAGCTTTTGATGTGGTGGACCCGTGATTAAagattgttcttgtttttaatttggttattaTCCTATAGAAAGAAAGCCCTAAGAAATCTCCTCTTTTCTGTATTTAGCTATTAATCATGAGTTTcataatttaacattagacccccaaaaaaaaattgagtttcATATTTATCTTCAATAATTATCcgttttattcatttattctATAGTGTTCTCAAAGTCGAGAAATACTACGGTTAATTATAAAGTATATGTTTTCTAGTATTTAATTAGAGAATGTATAATTAGCTGAGTATTATATTAATTGATTAGCACCGCTCCTACTTGAAAAGGCTGTGGTCTTTTTATGTGGTGTTTGTTTTAGCCTTTTCAGTGAAGCCGAAGAAAGACGATAGTGATATAATTaacttatttaattaattggtAGCAGAGTAACTTAATCTGGATCCTTTCATTTTCTGTGTGTTTAATTATTCTCTCAAAACCCAAATATCACACAAAATTCGTAACTTTTTGCAAGTCGCATAATAGTAACACTACACGTGATATAATTATTAGTATGATTGCTCGAAATCCGTGAAGTAAGTATAGATTAAGTTGGAATTAACCTGATTTTTCCCAAGTCGGTGAATATATATTGACTAGTCAAGTCACCAAGCGCTTgactaaaaaaacataaaggaatttccaacaaaaaagcatagattttacatatatatgcaaattagtagcatatattattttagttgCAATACCAATATATCGGAGTACTCTACTCTTGTAGAACTTATAATTATTAGGTCATATATAACGACgtcaaaaaacaaaacgaaaattaggtcacatacatatatcatcaaaatagaAAAGTGCGGCTATGTATTCTAAGTATTTAATACTTCGTCTGACTTTTTCTGTGTAAATAACCGAGAACTATTGCCCACTATTACAACTAAACAATCAATACGAGAAAATAACTAGTTActctaattaatttatgaGCTGACAATGAAACTAAATGTGGATACATCGGATTTTGTCAATGTCACTACTACGTTCATATGTAACTTACTGATCTTTTGGATGAGTTTGGCGCGTTGACACTCTCTGACTCAGTAATCGTAGATTCGTCACAATCCGTTATTTCCTAGTAGACAAAGCAAAAATGTAGTTGTTTCTTAGTAgatacaaaagtaaaaaagcaGACACCTAAAATTTGTCTATCACAAAGTATCTGTAAATTccgaaattaagaaaacatttctttttgttttctaataattagaaaatctttagaatgttattttcttcttatgtgAACAAATCATcataccaattttttttttttttttttttggaattatgACACCTAATCTCCAACCAAATTAACTGTATAATTGTCTTTACTCGCTAGTATTATATAGCACGGTCTAGTCTAGTCTctagtttaaatatttatgatcATTGGTCATTGTTTACTAGAGCTTCATATATAGTTATGTAAGTATAAAACTTTAACGGTTTAAAAGAACattacataataatttaacaagAATAATAGTACTAATAGAAATATTGATGCATATTGTTATTGTACGCatttaaaaagttaagaagaaaaaaaaagagttgagaGAATACATCGATTTTCCAGCCTGTAATCTTCTGGAAATATTAACATGcgacaaatttttatattaaagaTATTTGTACAGTAATAATCTACACATTGCCGACTCAGATTAAATTGGAAAGTCGTTTTAGTCAGTACGTTGTAACAAATTCACCGACTTGGTTCcagcattaaaaaaaaataatcaccCATCCCTTAATTCATATTGCATCTTTATTAATTAGTAGTAATATAGtaatcttaatttatttctttgatcTGTTCGTATTATTGACCGACGAACTATACATGTACGGTGTTAccaatattttatattgaatttttttggttgaatgtagaatttttattggttaaatgTTGATTATTGTGTACATAGTATATATGTGACATCTCAtgtataaacaaacaataatataaagGAACTTTTTTCGTCTGACTACATATAATTGTGATTTAAATACAGTGgtcatatatcaaaaattaaatcgttaataaaatagattttaaaaaaaaacataactttttaatcacaattttttttaatcactaATTACACGCCGTTGAAAATTGGTGATTTGTCGTAAAATGGTTGTAAGGtccaaaaatcaaatgtttGAACTTGgaagtgtattttttttatattttttttgtctagtAGAGTCGAAATCTTTTAATTGTCTTTCcctaaaattgtttttatctgaATTTTCTTTGTCCGTAATTATCTCGATTAAACGCGTTTTGGTGATCTTATGTGGAGCATATATTAAGGAAAAATGgataagaataataataatttcagATTAAGAtggttttgttataaaaatataatgatgTGGACCGAAAGATATGGAATGAAATCAgggattaaaataaaatataatactgTTTCCTTACTTGGtagttttgtgtttatgtttttttatttcgaCGTGTGGACCCCTCTGGAGGAATTATAATATGTGTGTAGGTGTAACTTAAGAAGGTTGACTTTTGATCCCCAAGACGAGACTGCAAAGCGAAGGAGCTACATCATTGGTCGATGAGAGCGCATTGACGTCAACATTGACGTCATCACTATCCCTTTCAACGGATCTTAAGGGGCCACGTGGACCTACCACAAGCCGTTAAGATGTGCGGCCCTAGATTATGTCATACCCAACGCTCCTTGTCTAGTTTCTTCTCATGTACTTTTATTATTACAACTGAAATGGTCAATgctcttttgttgttttgtagtATTTTATGATCAGAAAACGCATTTTTGTCCACCGATAACATATTTGATAGAACGAGAGTATTGCATGATACGAGTCACAAGATAGTGGTATGATTTTCGCAATACCAGAATATCATGATTTTTCATATTCGACGAGTTTACAGTACATGATGAATAATATGTATATCGTTGTTATACACGACTTCAGAGTACTGCTTCCTATACATACGGGTTACATAAAAAATGCTagttgttacaaaaaaaaactatgctTATATGTAAAGTTGGTGTAATATACTGTAATGTGAATATGTAACACAATTATGTAACATAATgttaaatgatgatgatgatgatggatatGATGTCATTCAACATTGCTCAAAGTCATggccaccaccaccatgtATCAGGCATATATCCATCTCtctgtgtgtgtatatataatttatttgtaaattgGAAATCTTAGAAGTTAATCTCACTAATTAAAgaaatagtttatatatgtacttGTGGATCAAATTGACGagcttattattattaagtatAGTCCAATaactcaaataaaatatacacCTAAATTGTTTGTTTCGTAGTTTGAGACAGAGCACACATCATATGTATCTTGCAACTACAAGAAGTTAGGATCGatgttattgttattgttgGTAGGAATCTAATATATTAagatatgtataaattatGGTTAATTATTTCCAATTTGGCAgatcataatttataaatatataacaagGTTTGCTTGATCATTATTACGTACTGGGAGTTTATCTGTGATTGTTGTTAAGTAACAAGCTAAAGAAAGTTGTTTTATTTCGATTATCGCAATTTGGTAAAAGTGAAATGCACGCACAATAGACCAGAGTTGTGGAAAAAAGTAAGATGAAAGACTATAGTCAAAATTAttcatatatgtaatttataCACACATATGATATTGTAGTTAAATACGtagtttctatatatatatatatatatatatatatatattgacagTTGTATTTTGAACATTAGAGTATGTTTTAGTAATCCCATCTGTATATTCACTAGAACATTAAATATGATGGGCAGTCTTGCGTCATTTGgaggaaaaaacaaagataatattgttaaacgattatttaacaaaaaattaatgattatCATAGCAATTGGTTTGGAAattgatttgtaaattttgaaaGTCAATTTGCCAACTTTTTCCTTGGAGAGCTTTTTAATTAGCTGATTAAATAGACTAGACCATTCTGTCATACATGTTCCACCTCTCCATATTCTTACGTATGTGTGTATACATACACATTCATATCTATACATGAAattcttaattatgtttagAATAATGAAGACTGGATAAAATGTGTACTAATTTTTAGCCACCCATAACCGTTGCAAATATGAAAACAGCTTAAAGTCTTAAACATTAGATTTATCATTTATGATTCTTAGGCTTTCATTTCTACAGCTTAAGAGttcagaaaaataaactactgacaaaataaattataagcTAATATGTTTTATGCATATAAATGTCATAAATCTCTATGATTttgtcatttaaaaaaaaatatcaatttggaatataatttgtagtttttttttttggtgtgagGATTATGATTGGTAGTTTAGTAGTTTTTGATGATATCGTTTATAAGATATATCATAACTTCAAATCTGCATATTATATTAgtgataagaaaaggaaaaaaactgaagttgttcgatatgcatatattttcttcttagatATGTCAATtgagaaatttttgtttttatccaAAATCAATATGATCACATACGCATATCGTATGGTGGATACAAAAATGATCAAGTAGCACAATGCTTTGAAGAAGTATATATGTACGTGTATTCATTATATCCTAAACACGTATATATGTAGTTAATTGAAATTTGAGTTTATACGTGCAAACAATAGCATAAGATTATACCTAACTAGGGTAATTGAGCCTCTcatgttattattttcaattaacACGGCAAAAACGAATGGTTTAAAGCTTCACACAAAAATactatcaaatttaatttgtaagtcttttaatattaatattaatatatatatatatatcaattttaaTCGATAACtaaattcttcaaaaataattcaaaaatatttatgatgcaattttaaaatttgttgaaaaataataatttttaatagcATTTGAACACgttaaaaaaatctattacaAAATCTCACACTGttaattgtcaaaaaaaatcattttcatatattttttgatcCAAGACTTATGACTCAAATTAATTTGTGATTAACTTAAATTAGAAAACGACTTTCGATCTTCGGTGTAATTGTTCCCCCATTTCAAGACAATTATACATGTACTTTCGTAACCACACACACATTATGTGCATATACAAAGCATTAAGCATTGAACTCAAATCTACTACGTACAGCAAATGATATATATCCATGTGTGCAGGGTTTGTGTGCATCTACACCAAAATATGGTAAAcaaaataagtaaacaaaGGATAACATATTTCCACAGTTCAATTATTTAGCTAATGCATGGGTCATATATAAGCAAGTGTCacatcaataaaattatttaggTCACCAATCAAAACATGATACTTATTCATGCGTGTTCATCGAATTTCCTCTTATAAGataattcttttctttttctttttataggCTCAGACTCATATTTTGTTCTACGTAGGACAGTGCTTTGATATTCAACTTATACAGAAATTACACGTagggataaaaaaaaaaggattgtCTCTTTAGTCCTGAATCCAATGATACAACGATTCAGTTTAATTTTCTCAATGTATATCATTAGActtcatatcaaaataatcGTCAATATAGATTAATTTGAAACGGTTTTATTCACCATATAATCAAACATTCAAACTACTAGAAAAACTAGAGATTATATTGATTATCATTTCATCGAGGAGTAGTCTTTTCAATATGTGAAAGTAACCCTTACGAttcttctttgaaaataaatgTGTTATATGTCGTCATTTTTATGgacaaatttatattattggGTTTGCTTTATTCTACTTGttaaaattcaaatgattCCCCAATAATTcattgaaaattaaaacttagCTTCACCATGAAGCTTGAGAATA includes:
- a CDS encoding RING/U-box superfamily protein (RING/U-box superfamily protein; FUNCTIONS IN: zinc ion binding; CONTAINS InterPro DOMAIN/s: Zinc finger, RING-type (InterPro:IPR001841); BEST Arabidopsis thaliana protein match is: RING/U-box superfamily protein (TAIR:AT1G14180.2); Has 1807 Blast hits to 1807 proteins in 277 species: Archae - 0; Bacteria - 0; Metazoa - 736; Fungi - 347; Plants - 385; Viruses - 0; Other Eukaryotes - 339 (source: NCBI BLink).) → MSDESPAFALHSGSSRQRKSLEFRFQQSPRWAPYSSASDGNEQKTSLVNNSLTRPNSSNPQCLNEENGFDRDSTAISTSFRSLLSLSESSVPWETPTNNQSSSLTHCSYPRVFCNPVSVCENPEPDHTQEDSSTNPGSSIMMSTRNHQGSPVEEEVSPNSSSNDMLLDVERSNDTEVANPRSEQGSMTHQRCGICKKLLSQKSPWSSYKILRSRDMPATGVFPCHHVYHVECLDKATPTAQTRDPSCPVCSNTIGVMEQPLIAPETLQMALRSLRRSRTALELETVRVPSNDNQRRHNTRRSHKWDKLSCCLNISFSSSS